The following proteins are encoded in a genomic region of Ornithodoros turicata isolate Travis chromosome 6, ASM3712646v1, whole genome shotgun sequence:
- the LOC135397417 gene encoding T-complex protein 1 subunit delta-like — protein MQSVTARGGGDKSSYKDKDKPAQVRQSNITAAKAVSDAIRTSLGPRGMDKMIQSANGDVTITNDGATILKQMQVLHPAAKMLVELSKAQDVEAGDGTTSVVVIAGSLLDAAAKLLLKGIHPTTISESFQKSAAMAVQVLKGMSVPLDLSDRESLLKSASTALNSKVVSQHSAQLAPIAVDAVLRVIHPAKDTNVDLNDIKVIKKLGGTVEDTELVDGLVFTQHLAGSGGPHKVEKARVGLIQFCISPPKTDMDHQVIVSDYAAMDRVLREERAYILNIVKQIKKAGCNVLLVQKSILRDALSDLALHFLAKLKIMVVKDIEREDVEFVCRSLGCRPVASLDHFTADTLGSADLAEEITTGSAKYIKVTGVANPGKTVTILVRGSNKLVLEEAARSLHDALCVVRCLVKNRALIAGGGAPEMELSLQLTEQSRLLTGLDAYCVRAFAEALEVVPYTLAENAGLNPIATVTELRNRHAEGEKQAGINVRKGSVTNILEENVVQPLLVSTSAITLAAETVRSILKIDDIVQSVR, from the exons ATGCAGTCGGTAACGGCAAGAGGAGGGGGCGACAAATCATCTTATAAAGACAAAGATAAACCGGCGCAAGTTCGTCAGAGTAACATTACTGCAGCGAAAG CTGTTTCAGATGCTATCCGCACCAGTCTCGGTCCTCGCGGTATGGATAAAATG ATCCAGTCTGCTAATGGGGATGTAACGATCACCAACGACGGAGCAACCATCTTGAAACAGATGCAAGTTCTGCATCCGGCCGCAAAAATG TTGGTGGAACTCTCCAAGGCGCAAGATGTGGAAGCTGGTGATGGCACAACATCTGTGGTCGTCATTGCTGGGAGTCTCCTTGATGCGGCTGCCAAACTCCTTCTCAAAG GCATTCATCCAACAACCATATCTGAGTCGTTCCAGAAATCGGCAGCCATGGCTGTGCAAGTTCTCAAGGGCATGTCTGTCCCTTTGGACCTCTCTGATAGAGAGAGCCTCCTCAAAAGTGCCTCTACCGCACTCAACTCAAAGGTTGTTTCTCAGCATTCTGCTCAACTGGCACCCATTGCAGTAGATGCAGTGCTCAGGGTCATCCATCCTGCAAAGGACACTAATGTCGACCTTAACGATATCAAGGTCATCAAGAAACTGGG GGGCACTGTAGAGGACACTGAGCTGGTGGATGGACTGGTGTTTACTCAGCATCTGGCAGGCTCTGGGGGACCCCACAAGGTGGAAAAAGCACGAGTTGGACTCATCCAATTCTGCATTTCACCTCCCAAGACTGAT ATGGACCACCAGGTTATAGTGAGCGATTATGCAGCAATGGATCGTGTCCTGAGAGAGGAACGTGCTTACATTCTCAACATTGTCAAGCAGATAAAGAAGGCTGGCTGTAATGTGCTCCTCGTTCAGAAATCCATCCTCAG GGATGCCTTGTCTGACCTTGCGCTGCATTTCCTTGCCAAGTTGAAGATCATGGTGGTGAAGGACATTGAGCGGGAAGACGTAGAGTTTGTCTGTCGCAGCTTGGGTTGCCGTCCCGTTGCATCTCTGGACCACTTCACTGCAGACACCTTGGGCTCGGCTGACCTTGCAGAAGAGATCACGACGGGAAGTGCCAAGTACATCAAG GTAACAGGAGTGGCCAATCCTGGTAAGACTGTCACCATCCTGGTAAGAGGCTCCAACAAGCTGGTTCTGGAAGAAGCGGCTCGTTCGTTGCACGATGCCCTGTGTGTTGTGAGGTGCCTCGTTAAGAACAG AGCCCTGATAGCGGGAGGAGGTGCACCTGAGATGGAACTGTCACTCCAACTCACTGAGCAGTCTCGTCTTCTTACGGGGTTGGATGCCTACTGCGTGCGGGCATTTGCGGAAGCCCTTGAAGTGGTGCCCTACACACTGGCGGAGAATGCTGGACTAAACCCCATTGCAACAGTTACGGAACTGCGCAACAGGCACGCGGAGGGCGAGAAGCAGGCAGGCATCAACGTCCGTAAG GGATCAGTGACCAACATCTTGGAGGAAAATGTTGTTCAACCCCTCCTGGTGTCAACAAGTGCCATCACTCTCGCTGCAGAAACTGTAAGGAGCATCCTCAAGATCGATGACATCGTGCAATCTGTTCGCTGA